The DNA region CGGTATTGtattacatctttaaaatgtgcATAAACTCCCTTTAATATTAGTTATGATTATATATAAATCTGCAGAATATACGTGttataatgatataatatatagtttACTATGTTGCATGGAATGTAAAATTCAATATCTTAAcataacattcattttaaacTTTTGGCATAACATATACAGCTACTGTACATGTATGATGTCTCTTTCACATTGCCTTAATGTTTACACACCGCGGCATTAACACAGaagttttgtatggtgtgcgtCCCAGGGTTTTCCTAGGTGATTTAAAAGAGGTATGAGTTTATATGTTAAGAATGccagaaatattataatttatttatattgttatatgtataaaaataaacatgtcgtatattaattgtataaacaaaaatatcctGTCTTCTCTGTAAAATTAAAGTTTATGCTAAAGCATCATAATATAAGATCATGATCTCAGCCAAAGCATTTTGAAATGATGAATCAACCATCGATCAACTTTTTCAAATGATACCCTTTTTTAAGAGGTAGGCCTGTAGTATTAAAGTCAAGTCATAATTTCTGAATACATAGCTTTCAAAGCTAGCTAGACATTTTGAAtgtataatgttattattttatactgtatatcaaaaacgaatatatataattatttatttttcataaatttaGGAGTTCAACAATTTGAAACTATTTTTCAACAAGTTTAAGTCAATGTTACTTAGAAACTGGCAATGTAATTGATCAGCCATAGAGAAGCTTTTACTATTTCCTAGAATCTCGTTGATCTTCTGTTCTGCGATGTAATTCACCATCTTGGCACATTCCTCTGCATGCCATTTAGTGAGATACCCATCAAGGGCATTGTCTGACTCGGCTGCAACAAGGTCCTCCACAGAAGGACCCCACAACAGCAGCTGCAGGAATCCGATACTCTGTCTAGCACTTAATCGATCATTAGGATTTTTTCTCAGAAGCTCACCAGCAAGTTTCTGTAGCCCTAAAGAGTATCTGGATTTCTTTGGAATCTTTGGAAAATCGCTTGGCTTGTAGTCTCTTATAATaagatttgttttcacactaaATGGATTCGGCTCGTGAAGCATTTTATATATCAGTATTCCAACATCGAACTCATTTGTCTTATTGACAATACTAGGTGACAGAAGTGTGTCATTAACACGTTCCGATTCATCTCTTTCGGCAAGATTAAGATAGTCCACTACCAAATAATTGCCACCACCAGGAAGACCAGAGTCAATAAGAAGCAAGTTCTCCATCTTGACGGTTGAAAGACTAATGTTGTTATTTTCAAGATGCTGCAAGCCAGAAAAGAGCTGCAAAAGAACAGTTATAATTTCACCTTCATACTGTTCAGGCAAGAAATTATGCTTCTCTTTTGAATAACTAACCAATTTTGAAACACTACTGACTGGCTGAACTGCCAAAGCTACTAATAAACTTTCTGACATCTCTTCTGATTGGTCGGCAGGCTCCGGACATTTTGATGGCGATGGTTTTGGTCTAATCAGTTTGTTTGGTACAGAAGACTTGGAAGCTGAACAGACGTTGATGATATGAGGATGAGGAAGAAGTAGTTGTATTGACATGATGAAACTATACAGTGGATCCACCGTTTCAGGATCAGTGAACATCTGAAGTATggaaagtaaataatagtaagAAATAGAATTAAATCATGTATTgaaaaaaaacgaaaataaaTCTCTTTCTAGTATGACATGATGTGGGATTTGTCGACTTGGAACTGTAAGCAACTCAACTGCGTCTACATAAAGTGCTCCGAGCAACTGTCCTAAAGTCAAGGCAGCAGACACGACTAGTTTATGATCAAACACTGTGGTTCCTTTTTAACTTAGAATCATGGCGCCCACATTCGACATGAGTGTGATTACGCAAATAGTTTCTTTTAGTTGAGTTGCTCTGAGTTCTACATATATTTACAAGTAAATTCATTTTTGACAGTTAATAGAGTAATAGCTCTGAACAATAAACCTACCATTAAAGTGAAGTGCTTGTCTTTATTTGCAATTAATTCAGCTGGATAGAACCTTGCTTCAGAGCTGGTAAAACATGGATGATCACTGGTCAATTTAAAATCCCTTAAAACCACTTGGTCTAACCTCGGACAGCTTTCATGACTGTTCTGCCATGCTGATGAAATCTTTGACAATGTCAACATGTTTCTGTTATTGATCTTGGCAAAAAAAGGATCTAGTGGATTCAGACCATTTGATATCGGAGAAGATTCGGATTCCTCTGACAATGTTCTTAGTGGACTGGTACCTTGATCAACCATTAGCTTTTGATTACGTGGAGTTGGCATTGGTTTTAATCTTGAAGGAATATCTGCGTCAGACAATAATTCATCAACATTTGCATACACGTTTTCAGTACTTTCTTGGGATTTCTCTTTATTTGTTGTTCCTGGGTCTAGAACTCTGACAGGTCTTTTGGGAGTTTTATTGTCGCCACTGTTATGGTTATCTTCAAGGTTCTTCATTGCTGATTTTAAAGGAGTAACTGGTCGGAAACTTGATGCTGAAGCACTATTGCTTCGTTTTCGTGGCAGAGGTTGTGGCCTATCAGCTTCATCTTGAGAACTCTGATTAGGGGATGATTTGTCCCAATTTTCCTGGGAGAGGCAATTTTCTTGAGGAAGTTGTGGAGCCATACGCTTTTTAGTGTTCTCTAATTGGGAAGGTAAATTCTCAAAAGCGGTTGTTCTATTTCTAAATCTTCTTGAAGGTTTTGTTGGCACTGGGAGTCCATTCCGTATTGGTCCTGCggaaaataaaagaattatatttatttataataatatatgtttaatGAAGTGGTGGGATGGGAAAACTatttgtactacagtatattgacCAATGTAGAGGTCATAGTGGGGGCATGACCATTATAAAAGAGAGATGCAATTTGCTTCACATCTAATTGATAAGACCAAAATAAAGGAATGGTTAGTATTATATGAAATGAACTGTTCTTTTTAGTTCAAAGACATGAAGAATACTTAATCTTACCCCAGTTTTCATAATCATCCATTGATCGATCCTTGATGCTGCTACTGACAGAGGTAAATGAATGTGCCTTCTGGAGCTTAGCTGGCAATTTCTTCTTCCTTGTTTTAAATTCATCCAGTAACAATTGATCACTCTGTAAAACATCCGGTGGGCCTGGAGCTTTACGTTTGCTAAAGTTATTTGTTAATCGAGGCAAAGGCGGAGCATCAATTGGTGTGTTTGCATTAATATAAAACGTAGACAGACCATGTTCGGTAGCTACTGCAGAATAATCAACGTGGCTACTTTCAATAACTGGAATTGGCTCGCCTTTATAAGCTTTAATTACTTCTAGTTTCTTCAAATTTTCTTCATGAGATACCGCTGCAATTTCATCCTCAGTCATATGTTTGTTCAATAACCAATCAGTTACACCTTTTGAATTAAATTCCCTTTCAGGACTACCATCTTCTTTTCTTCTAGAACGATTCTTTCGCCATGGTAGCTTGGACCATTTACCTTTACTTTCTCTAGTTACCGTAGGCTGTATTGAATCAATGGCATCAACTGGCAGAGTTATGGGTCTTTGTGGACTGGTAGTTGTACTTGGAGGTAAACCACTACGAGGTGGTGAATATGATGCTAGAACATCACTAACAGGATCTATTGGTTTCTTTTCAATAGATTTGTCATTAGGAGATTGGTCTAGACGATTCAGTACTGGTGCAGGTCTTTTTTTGCCATCCGTGTTCCTTTCTGGAGTCTTATCCCGAATTTTAGGGGCTTTAGTATTAACTGGTAATGTCTTGGATTTTGGTGATGAATGTGAATGACTTCCATTTTGTTTTGGAGGAGTCACTTTTCTACCAActtcaaatgtttttatattagaCTTTGGTATGTTCACTGGTTGCGAACTTTTCCTTTCTATATTCTGGTGAGGAGGAGGAGGTGGTGGTATTTTTGGCATTGTATCAGTAAAATTCTCTACCTCTTTAACATTATTCAAAGAAAGTGATCTTCTTGATTTACTTTCTGGTGGAGGAGGTGGTGGAGCATTTCTCTTCTGTCTCAATTTAACTGGAGTTTCTCTGTTGTTTTCTGGATCCTCATCactaaaattgaaattgttaacAGAATTTTTGTTCTGAACAGGACTGTTTGATGTAGGATGAGTGATAGATCTCTTTCTAGAACATGAATCTACCTTtttattattcactttgactTCTGCAGATTTTCTTGAACGATACTGCTTTTTAAATCCACTGCTCTCTCCACTACTGGAAGTACTTTTTGACATATCTGAAAAATCAGATTCTGGAACAGAATCATAATTATGAACATTGTGTTCAGTATCAGTTGAAGTACAGCTACTGCTCCTCATAGGTTGTAGATACTCTTCATTTGGagatttaaattcattttgtgttgtACTGGAAGACGAAATCCTTTTAGAAGACTCACCTCCAGCATTTGAACCAATGTAAATTGGAACTCTATACAAGGATGAGTCCGAGTTTCTCTTTGCTGACTTTGGCAAGGCCTGTATTTCGTGATGAAGAATTGTTGGCAAGGTTGGTGAGTCATCAGCAGGTTCTTCATATTCTGGTTCATCTCCAGACGTCTGTCTGCCAAACTTCTTTTCCTTTACTGTATATGTTGAATCTACCAACGTAATCTTTTGTTGAAACTGTCTatgaccattttgaacatttctgTCAACCTTCTGGTAACCTTGCTTGTGTGATGTTCCCGGAACATCAGTGACAACATATGGTGCACATTCTTGAACTTCAAGATCAACAACTCTGTAAGGTTGTACATTTGAAGATGAGGTACTGAAACTACTTCCACTGGAATGCAATGATAAATTAGACAATGTGGAAGAATTTATAGAGACTCTGCTATCACATGGTGGTGGTGGCGGTGACTCTGTGTATCGAGACACTGAGCCATCAGCagatataatttttatttcccTTGAAGAAGACATATGGTTATTGTTTGTGGAGTTGTTACTattttcatgaatattcatcCCAAAATATATTTCGGAACTTATTTGACTTccttttacttttttgttttgtgAGATATTTCCAGAGTTAATATCACCATTTAATAAAACCACATCGATTTCCTCAACCTTCTGTTCAGGTTCATACATTTCTGGATCTGAATCATGTCGTTCTGATAAATCTGCAATTGTCGGTCGCTTATGGTCTCTACCAATGTTTCTAGGAAGCGTATCATGTTTTTCTATATTAAAAGCAGAGTGAGCAGCATTTGAAAGCAGTTGCGATTGTAAATCAGATTTTGCAGCAATAATTTCCTTTTTTCGTTTTAAATCAGTGTCCTTAGAATTTACTATTCCATCAGGTGAAGTCACATTTTCCGATGATGTGCTTGCAGATTCTTCTTCTTGTTTGTTCTCCTCTTTCAAAAATTTATTTACTCTTTTTAAACTTTTTCCAATACGCTGAAATTCAAGACTTGAATTTTCTTCTGGGCATGTGGAATTAGAATCATCACTTAATGTCAGACGACAAACCTCTTTTTTAGTAGGTGATATGGTTCCATTTTCCGGAACTGAATCAGCTCTACGAATTCTTGGAGTAAATTTTCCATTAGTCTTTACCTCAGCACCTTTAGTAACATGAGTTTGACGTTTTAAGCGTGAACTTGATTTTTCTTTAACCAGTGGTGGAGTTTTTTCTTTCTTGCTACTACGTCCATTTAAGTATGTTTCAGCATCATTTTGAAAACCATTTGCACTTGTAAAACCATTTTCATGTGATTCATTCACTTGGATATTGTTTACTGAAAAGGGTGTTAACTTGTTTACGATGGTTTTTTTAGGCGCTGTATCATTATTATCTCCAGTTTGTAGCTCAATTATCTTAACGTTAACTGGTTCCAATGTCTGGCTGATGATTGAGTGTTGCGAAAGTGGTTTGAAGCACTTAGCACAATAGTTATGCTTAAATTGGTGTTGTACGTAGTCCTTGCAAGCAATATTGGTAATCTTAATTTCCTCCTTCATATTTTCTATCCTGTCATTACCTGCTTAGTTTACAAATCTCTTCCATTGTTTAATTCGCAAGAATTACTTCCTTCAAAATACACAATGATTGTTAAGACTCTGACGCTCACTCGTGATAAGATGACAACTCCAGGCTTCCTGAAATACTTTAACGACTTCTTGTTTTTATTGCCTAGATAATATTCGTCCTGTGGgaataaaacaaaatctgtAAGTAATGGTGAAACAAAGCTAGTATATTAAAAGCATTAAACCTTTGAGAGAAACAATTAATAaccaaagaaaacaaattatttaatcatttaCTTTTAGACAGAAAGAAAAAGACCGAAGAAGACTGCATCGTTTTTTAATctaataaaaaatcaatatttttctgAGAATCAATTGCTGAACAGGAAAGATAAGTCATGACTGAATTGTAAAGACTTTCAGTAAAATCACCTGAGCACTAAATAACACTAACACATACTGTACTGCAttattcagtaaaattatacATATACAAGAATATTTAGCGTTAAGACATAAACAAATAGGCCTGGATAAAAAAATGGATAAAAGATCAATTTACTGTATGATATTTAGTAGAAATGTTGTATAGTATCAGTATCAACATgactaaaaaacaaacataaataatagaaaatacaatcaattttgattattaaacaaaaacttTGCTATTTAAGACATTTAGGTTTAGAGTCTAGagtgtaaattaaatttaaactataggcgatatactgtagtacattactgtagatattcaattcaattcaattcaaagtaacatttattttcttcaaaataaaacagtcaacaaaatggtgtaaagaaAGGTAATATGATTGAAGAAGGCATgatcaaaaaagcaaaaagcttgtGACAGACATGCCTAAACAAAGATTAGATAAAAACAACacgtcataataataattattaatgaaaatattaatactttGATACCCAAgcctatatttaaattaaataaatttcaacGTTATGAACAAATACTCATATAAATGTAGTACTAGAGCTCTTGTAACTGTGTTTATAAGGAACTACCGACATAAAAGTTAGTCACAtgcttattaatattaagcaCCACCAATAAGCACCGGAGACTTAACATAATACCATATCTGAACTTAATACTACCACACTATAATGTCTGTAGATATATCCTGCTGTCACACACATGCTGAAATGAATCACAGCAAATCTAACCAtagtggaaaaaaaataaacttttatttattaaatctaaaatattaaataatataataatatttacctgTCTATACATTAAACACCATGTCCTTACAGTGGCAATACCAAAATGAAAGCAAAACTTATGAGTCTTATAATTACAGATTACACAATTCACTTTACACTATTGATGCTCACTGGACTATGAAGGTGCTCAAACTGAATTTTTGTATTCTATTCTCGCCCCCATAATGATTCAT from Antedon mediterranea chromosome 2, ecAntMedi1.1, whole genome shotgun sequence includes:
- the LOC140040315 gene encoding uncharacterized protein; translation: MKEEIKITNIACKDYVQHQFKHNYCAKCFKPLSQHSIISQTLEPVNVKIIELQTGDNNDTAPKKTIVNKLTPFSVNNIQVNESHENGFTSANGFQNDAETYLNGRSSKKEKTPPLVKEKSSSRLKRQTHVTKGAEVKTNGKFTPRIRRADSVPENGTISPTKKEVCRLTLSDDSNSTCPEENSSLEFQRIGKSLKRVNKFLKEENKQEEESASTSSENVTSPDGIVNSKDTDLKRKKEIIAAKSDLQSQLLSNAAHSAFNIEKHDTLPRNIGRDHKRPTIADLSERHDSDPEMYEPEQKVEEIDVVLLNGDINSGNISQNKKVKGSQISSEIYFGMNIHENSNNSTNNNHMSSSREIKIISADGSVSRYTESPPPPPCDSRVSINSSTLSNLSLHSSGSSFSTSSSNVQPYRVVDLEVQECAPYVVTDVPGTSHKQGYQKVDRNVQNGHRQFQQKITLVDSTYTVKEKKFGRQTSGDEPEYEEPADDSPTLPTILHHEIQALPKSAKRNSDSSLYRVPIYIGSNAGGESSKRISSSSTTQNEFKSPNEEYLQPMRSSSCTSTDTEHNVHNYDSVPESDFSDMSKSTSSSGESSGFKKQYRSRKSAEVKVNNKKVDSCSRKRSITHPTSNSPVQNKNSVNNFNFSDEDPENNRETPVKLRQKRNAPPPPPPESKSRRSLSLNNVKEVENFTDTMPKIPPPPPPHQNIERKSSQPVNIPKSNIKTFEVGRKVTPPKQNGSHSHSSPKSKTLPVNTKAPKIRDKTPERNTDGKKRPAPVLNRLDQSPNDKSIEKKPIDPVSDVLASYSPPRSGLPPSTTTSPQRPITLPVDAIDSIQPTVTRESKGKWSKLPWRKNRSRRKEDGSPEREFNSKGVTDWLLNKHMTEDEIAAVSHEENLKKLEVIKAYKGEPIPVIESSHVDYSAVATEHGLSTFYINANTPIDAPPLPRLTNNFSKRKAPGPPDVLQSDQLLLDEFKTRKKKLPAKLQKAHSFTSVSSSIKDRSMDDYENWGPIRNGLPVPTKPSRRFRNRTTAFENLPSQLENTKKRMAPQLPQENCLSQENWDKSSPNQSSQDEADRPQPLPRKRSNSASASSFRPVTPLKSAMKNLEDNHNSGDNKTPKRPVRVLDPGTTNKEKSQESTENVYANVDELLSDADIPSRLKPMPTPRNQKLMVDQGTSPLRTLSEESESSPISNGLNPLDPFFAKINNRNMLTLSKISSAWQNSHESCPRLDQVVLRDFKLTSDHPCFTSSEARFYPAELIANKDKHFTLMMFTDPETVDPLYSFIMSIQLLLPHPHIINVCSASKSSVPNKLIRPKPSPSKCPEPADQSEEMSESLLVALAVQPVSSVSKLVSYSKEKHNFLPEQYEGEIITVLLQLFSGLQHLENNNISLSTVKMENLLLIDSGLPGGGNYLVVDYLNLAERDESERVNDTLLSPSIVNKTNEFDVGILIYKMLHEPNPFSVKTNLIIRDYKPSDFPKIPKKSRYSLGLQKLAGELLRKNPNDRLSARQSIGFLQLLLWGPSVEDLVAAESDNALDGYLTKWHAEECAKMVNYIAEQKINEILGNSKSFSMADQLHCQFLSNIDLNLLKNSFKLLNS